From a single Mycolicibacterium mengxianglii genomic region:
- a CDS encoding acyl-CoA synthetase has product MTEWTLGAVFDEIAGQVPDRLMTVCGQRRSTFGETAERTRRLANFLSRSGFGARRERASLRNWECGQDRVALIMHNDLYPDMVLACLKARVVPVNVNYNYTPREVAGLLAYLRPRGVIYHRGLGAKFADILPAGADLLLSVDDGSSVGEIRGAVTLDEAVAAGETDAGVEASPDDLIIVCTGGTTGRPKGVLWRQADMYVSSMNGADHQDAGEIHDRVRNLGPPWFAVSPLMHAAGMWTTFSAVLNGQTVVLHDTSKKFDPRAVLETAQREQVGLMTMVGDAYAGPIAAELGQRPYDLSSLFAIGTGGAGTNLKNQQALLEHLPAITLINGYGSSETGNMGFGHNQRGSHTDTFAFREGGLVLSEDRTRFLEPGEPEIGWVARTGRIPLGYFEDSEATNKTFPEVAGTRVVISGDRAAVEPDGKLRLFGRDSLVVNTGGEKVFVEEIEEVLRGHPDVLDALVVGRDSQRWGQEVVALVSLRHVSLREGVAAEHELLHRHCVAELARFKAPKEFILVDRVKRLGNGKADYRWAKAIAAQTVPALSEPAKG; this is encoded by the coding sequence ATGACCGAGTGGACTCTGGGCGCCGTCTTCGACGAGATCGCCGGCCAGGTACCCGACCGGCTGATGACGGTGTGCGGGCAGCGCCGCAGTACCTTCGGCGAGACGGCCGAGCGTACTCGAAGATTGGCGAACTTCCTCTCCCGCAGTGGTTTCGGTGCCCGGCGGGAACGTGCTTCGCTGCGCAATTGGGAGTGCGGGCAGGACCGGGTCGCGCTGATCATGCACAACGATCTGTACCCCGACATGGTGCTGGCCTGCCTGAAGGCCCGGGTGGTCCCGGTCAACGTGAACTACAACTACACCCCGCGCGAAGTCGCCGGTCTGCTTGCATACCTCCGACCCCGGGGAGTCATCTACCACCGGGGGCTGGGAGCCAAGTTCGCCGATATCCTGCCTGCCGGTGCCGATCTGCTGCTCTCGGTGGACGACGGCAGCAGCGTCGGCGAGATCCGCGGTGCGGTGACTCTCGACGAGGCGGTGGCCGCGGGCGAGACCGACGCCGGTGTCGAGGCCTCGCCGGATGATCTCATCATCGTCTGCACCGGCGGGACCACCGGTCGCCCGAAAGGGGTGCTGTGGCGGCAGGCGGACATGTACGTCTCCTCGATGAACGGCGCAGACCACCAGGACGCCGGCGAAATACATGACAGAGTCCGCAATCTCGGACCACCGTGGTTCGCGGTATCGCCGCTGATGCACGCCGCCGGCATGTGGACGACGTTCTCGGCGGTGCTCAACGGTCAAACAGTCGTTCTCCACGACACGTCGAAGAAGTTCGACCCGCGGGCAGTGCTCGAGACTGCACAGCGTGAGCAGGTCGGGCTGATGACGATGGTCGGAGACGCCTACGCCGGCCCGATCGCCGCGGAACTGGGTCAGCGCCCTTACGACCTGTCCTCGCTGTTCGCGATCGGCACCGGCGGTGCAGGGACCAATCTGAAGAACCAACAGGCGCTGCTGGAGCACCTGCCGGCCATCACCCTGATCAACGGCTACGGCTCCTCGGAAACCGGCAATATGGGATTCGGGCACAACCAGCGCGGCAGCCACACCGACACCTTCGCCTTCCGGGAGGGCGGTCTCGTACTGTCCGAGGACCGCACCCGCTTCCTGGAACCCGGTGAACCCGAGATCGGTTGGGTGGCGCGCACCGGCCGGATCCCACTGGGCTACTTCGAGGACTCCGAAGCCACGAACAAGACCTTTCCGGAGGTGGCAGGTACCAGGGTGGTCATATCGGGTGATCGCGCGGCCGTCGAACCCGACGGGAAACTGCGGCTGTTCGGTCGGGATTCACTGGTGGTCAACACCGGCGGCGAGAAGGTGTTCGTCGAGGAAATCGAGGAGGTGCTGCGGGGTCATCCGGATGTCCTGGACGCCCTGGTGGTGGGCCGCGACAGTCAGAGATGGGGCCAGGAGGTGGTGGCCCTGGTTTCATTACGCCACGTGTCGCTGCGCGAAGGAGTGGCTGCCGAACACGAGCTGCTCCACCGCCATTGTGTGGCTGAGCTGGCCCGTTTCAAAGCTCCGAAGGAGTTCATCCTCGTCGACCGCGTGAAGCGACTGGGCAACGGCAAGGCGGATTACCGCTGGGCGAAAGCGATAGCAGCGCAGACGGTTCCGGCGTTGTCCGAACCGGCAAAGGGGTAG
- a CDS encoding amidohydrolase family protein: MTLEYQAVDVDNHYYEPVDSFTRHLPKEFKRRGVQMVQDGKRTLALMGGRVNQFIPNPTFDPIIEPGCLDLLFRGEIPEGVDPASLMKVDRMANHPEYQNRDARVKVLDRQNIETCFMLPTFACGVEEALKDDIEATMVSVHAFNLWLDEDWGFDRPDHRILSAPIISLADPEKAVQEVEFVLERGAKMVLVRPAPVPGVVKPRSLGDPLHDPVWARLAEAGVPVGFHLSDSGYLAIAALWGGQATFEGFGKKDPLDQILLDDRAIHDTIASMIVHQVFTRHPNLKVASIENGSYFVYRLIKRLKKSANTAPYHYKEDPVEQLRNHVWIAPYYEDDVKLLADTIGVDKILFGSDWPHGEGLADPMTFTADIPQFPEFSAEDTRKVMRDNALNLIGATVRATV, translated from the coding sequence ATGACTCTGGAGTATCAGGCGGTCGACGTCGACAACCACTACTACGAGCCGGTGGATTCGTTCACCCGGCATCTACCCAAAGAGTTCAAACGCCGCGGCGTCCAGATGGTCCAGGACGGTAAACGGACCCTGGCTCTGATGGGTGGACGGGTCAATCAGTTCATCCCGAACCCCACCTTCGATCCGATCATCGAGCCGGGGTGTCTGGACCTGTTGTTCCGTGGCGAGATCCCCGAGGGCGTCGACCCCGCGTCACTGATGAAGGTCGACCGGATGGCCAACCATCCCGAATACCAGAACCGGGACGCACGGGTGAAGGTCCTCGACCGGCAGAACATCGAAACCTGCTTCATGCTACCCACTTTCGCGTGCGGTGTTGAGGAGGCCCTCAAGGACGATATCGAGGCCACGATGGTGTCGGTACACGCGTTCAACCTTTGGCTCGACGAGGACTGGGGCTTCGACCGGCCCGACCATCGAATTCTGTCGGCGCCGATCATCTCGTTGGCAGATCCCGAAAAGGCAGTGCAGGAAGTGGAATTCGTTCTCGAACGGGGCGCCAAGATGGTGCTGGTGCGGCCGGCTCCGGTGCCCGGGGTGGTCAAGCCCCGCTCACTGGGTGACCCACTGCATGATCCGGTGTGGGCGCGGCTCGCCGAGGCGGGTGTGCCCGTCGGCTTCCACTTGTCCGACAGCGGCTATCTGGCGATCGCCGCGCTGTGGGGTGGTCAGGCCACCTTCGAAGGTTTCGGCAAGAAGGACCCGCTCGACCAGATCCTGCTCGACGACCGCGCCATCCACGACACGATTGCCTCGATGATCGTGCATCAGGTGTTCACCCGGCACCCCAACTTGAAGGTGGCCAGCATCGAGAATGGCTCCTACTTCGTCTACCGCTTGATCAAACGGCTGAAGAAGTCCGCCAACACCGCCCCGTACCACTACAAAGAGGACCCCGTCGAGCAACTGCGGAACCACGTGTGGATCGCGCCCTACTACGAGGACGACGTGAAGTTGCTCGCCGATACCATCGGGGTCGACAAAATCCTGTTCGGCTCCGACTGGCCGCACGGTGAGGGCCTCGCCGACCCCATGACCTTCACCGCCGACATCCCACAGTTCCCTGAATTCAGCGCCGAAGACACCCGGAAAGTGATGCGCGACAATGCACTGAACCTGATCGGTGCCACCGTCCGCGCGACTGTCTGA
- a CDS encoding enoyl-CoA hydratase, translated as MSVADDSFADDSAVASPEEAGKRQAVLYEVRDSGVAVLTFNRPERMNAWGGALASGFYAHIEAAEADPAVRVIVITGTGRAFCAGADMGGLNTISAVTVESANKTDVSALVAEKHPYFLTQLSKPVIAAINGSVAGMGLSQALMADIRFAAAGAKFTTSFARRGLIAEYGISWILPRLVGWGVAADLLLSGRTFFAEEAAQLGLVKEVVPPQDLLDRTLAYAEEMAANCAPSSLAVMKRQLYADADMAIVETSNKAEKLMHDSMQRPDFIEGITAFFEKRSPNFPPLSV; from the coding sequence ATGAGCGTTGCCGACGACAGCTTTGCCGATGACAGCGCGGTCGCGTCGCCGGAGGAGGCCGGGAAGCGCCAGGCAGTGCTGTACGAGGTTCGCGACTCCGGCGTTGCGGTCCTGACGTTCAACCGCCCGGAGCGGATGAATGCCTGGGGCGGCGCGCTGGCCTCCGGGTTCTACGCCCACATCGAAGCCGCCGAGGCAGATCCCGCGGTTCGGGTCATCGTGATCACCGGAACCGGCCGGGCATTCTGCGCCGGTGCCGATATGGGTGGGCTGAACACCATTTCGGCGGTGACGGTCGAGTCGGCGAACAAGACTGACGTGAGCGCACTGGTGGCCGAGAAGCATCCGTATTTCCTGACACAGCTGAGCAAGCCGGTCATTGCGGCCATCAATGGGTCGGTCGCCGGGATGGGGTTGTCGCAGGCGTTGATGGCCGACATCCGGTTCGCAGCGGCGGGCGCGAAATTCACGACGTCCTTCGCGCGCCGCGGCCTGATCGCCGAGTACGGCATCTCCTGGATTCTGCCCCGCCTGGTCGGCTGGGGAGTGGCGGCCGATCTGCTTCTGAGTGGTCGGACCTTCTTCGCCGAGGAGGCCGCCCAACTCGGGCTGGTCAAAGAGGTGGTACCGCCGCAGGATCTGCTGGACCGGACGCTGGCCTACGCCGAGGAAATGGCGGCCAACTGCGCGCCCAGCTCACTGGCGGTGATGAAACGTCAGCTCTACGCCGACGCTGACATGGCGATCGTCGAGACCAGCAACAAGGCCGAGAAGTTGATGCACGACTCGATGCAGCGGCCCGACTTCATCGAGGGCATCACCGCCTTCTTCGAGAAACGCTCACCGAATTTCCCGCCGCTGAGCGTGTGA
- a CDS encoding SDR family NAD(P)-dependent oxidoreductase, with protein MDLGLAGATAVVVGGSRGMGRAAARCFAEDGARVAVLARSRSHLDEVVDDLMRRGSPEVIGLRADATDAGQLDAAFSEVGQRWGGELNILVNAVGPDVRGGFEELGDEQWQQAVELGAMSMVRCVRTALPLLRRADWARIVNFSATSTKRQGVSLVAYTAAKSMVASISKNLSQSLAADEILVNVISPGSVATEGLVGWAKTVGVCAPDGEVDPYRLMEVVTEHFGHPAHLPRAGLPEEIGPVVAFLASRRNSYMTGANVNVDGGTDFS; from the coding sequence ATGGATCTGGGGCTCGCGGGCGCGACGGCGGTGGTGGTCGGGGGTAGTCGCGGAATGGGCCGTGCGGCTGCCCGGTGTTTCGCTGAAGACGGGGCTCGGGTGGCCGTGCTCGCCCGCTCCCGTTCGCACCTCGACGAGGTGGTCGACGACCTGATGCGGCGGGGGAGTCCGGAGGTCATTGGTCTCAGGGCCGATGCCACCGATGCCGGCCAACTCGACGCGGCGTTCAGCGAAGTGGGTCAGCGGTGGGGCGGCGAACTGAACATTCTGGTCAATGCCGTCGGCCCCGACGTCCGTGGTGGCTTCGAAGAATTGGGTGACGAGCAGTGGCAGCAGGCGGTCGAACTCGGTGCGATGTCGATGGTGCGGTGTGTGCGGACTGCCCTTCCATTGCTGCGCCGGGCTGACTGGGCGCGGATCGTCAACTTCTCAGCCACCTCGACGAAGCGGCAGGGCGTCTCCTTGGTCGCCTACACCGCCGCCAAATCGATGGTCGCCAGCATCTCCAAGAACCTGTCGCAGTCGCTGGCGGCCGACGAGATCCTGGTGAATGTGATCTCGCCCGGGAGTGTGGCCACCGAGGGACTGGTGGGCTGGGCGAAGACCGTCGGCGTCTGCGCCCCCGATGGAGAGGTTGATCCCTACCGGCTGATGGAAGTGGTCACCGAGCACTTCGGGCACCCCGCTCATCTACCGCGGGCGGGCCTGCCGGAGGAGATCGGCCCGGTGGTCGCGTTCCTGGCGTCTCGGCGCAACTCCTACATGACCGGAGCGAATGTCAACGTCGACGGCGGTACGGATTTCAGTTAG
- a CDS encoding TetR/AcrR family transcriptional regulator, producing the protein MVQRAAKQATPDKRQRRERGSINPDDIIKGAFELAEQVGIDNLSMPLLGKHLGVGVTSIYWYFRKKDDLLSAMTDRALRTYVFATPYVEAKDWRETLHNHAWTMRNTFMGNPILCDLILIRSALSPRAAQLGVLEVEKAIASLVEAGLSPEDAFETYSAVSVHVRGSVVLQRLYEKNLGTEDGPGTELDDKMVIDPKTAPLLAKVTAGGNRIATTDDTNFEYALACILDHAERLIEAGAGKATKRGSRGQKTSSTRQRNKASAAS; encoded by the coding sequence GTGGTTCAGCGAGCGGCAAAGCAGGCCACACCCGACAAACGGCAGCGGCGTGAGCGTGGCTCCATCAACCCTGATGACATCATCAAGGGCGCATTCGAACTCGCCGAGCAGGTCGGTATCGACAACCTCAGCATGCCGCTGTTGGGCAAGCACCTCGGCGTGGGCGTGACGAGCATCTACTGGTACTTCCGCAAAAAGGACGACCTGCTCAGTGCCATGACCGACCGGGCATTGCGGACGTATGTTTTCGCCACGCCCTATGTGGAGGCCAAGGACTGGCGCGAGACGTTGCACAATCATGCATGGACGATGCGAAACACGTTCATGGGCAATCCGATCCTGTGCGACCTCATTCTGATCCGTTCGGCACTCAGCCCGCGAGCCGCGCAGCTCGGCGTGCTCGAGGTGGAGAAGGCGATCGCCAGCCTGGTAGAAGCCGGACTGTCTCCCGAAGATGCATTCGAAACGTACTCCGCAGTCTCGGTCCACGTACGTGGATCGGTTGTGCTGCAACGGCTCTACGAGAAGAATCTCGGCACCGAAGACGGCCCTGGCACAGAGCTCGACGACAAGATGGTGATCGACCCGAAGACGGCGCCACTGCTGGCGAAAGTAACCGCCGGCGGCAACCGGATCGCCACCACCGACGACACGAACTTCGAATACGCCCTGGCCTGCATCCTCGATCACGCGGAGCGCCTGATCGAAGCGGGAGCCGGCAAGGCGACCAAGCGCGGTTCCCGGGGGCAGAAGACATCCTCGACCCGGCAGCGCAACAAGGCCTCCGCTGCCAGCTGA
- a CDS encoding enoyl-CoA hydratase/isomerase family protein, which translates to MTTSDTADGRVLYEVDRERRIATITLNNPEQRNSYDASMREALGRYLDVVAEDDDITVVLLRGAEGVFSAGADMNNAYGWYGGEGRESDTPATVQGRSRPSQRRRLTVDRKSFSFYHNLLGFPKVTVGEVGGFALGGGFEMALMMDISVIGRDTRIGMPATRFLGPALGSVHMFFHRLGPVLARRLLLTGDIIEAGSIEHLGIFTETCAPESVAARARFWAEKAAKMPADGVVIAKEAFRLVEQSQAYQGEEVASYLFHAYGTNLQFAPGEFNFVKTRAQHGTKEAFRLRDEHFHVPEPDLPQ; encoded by the coding sequence ATGACCACCTCGGACACCGCAGACGGCCGCGTACTTTACGAGGTTGATCGGGAGCGGCGGATCGCCACGATCACACTCAACAATCCCGAGCAGCGCAACTCCTACGATGCGAGCATGAGGGAGGCTCTGGGCAGATACCTCGATGTGGTCGCCGAAGACGACGACATCACGGTCGTGCTGCTGCGCGGCGCCGAGGGAGTGTTCAGCGCCGGAGCCGACATGAACAACGCGTATGGCTGGTACGGCGGTGAGGGCCGGGAGAGCGATACCCCAGCTACGGTCCAGGGCAGGTCGCGCCCGAGTCAAAGAAGGCGACTCACGGTGGACCGCAAGTCATTCAGCTTCTACCACAACCTCCTGGGGTTCCCGAAGGTGACCGTTGGCGAGGTCGGCGGGTTCGCCTTGGGCGGCGGCTTCGAGATGGCTTTGATGATGGACATCTCGGTCATCGGGCGGGACACCCGCATCGGTATGCCCGCCACCCGGTTCCTCGGGCCGGCGCTGGGCAGCGTGCACATGTTCTTCCACCGGTTGGGGCCGGTGCTGGCCCGGCGGCTGCTGCTGACCGGAGACATCATCGAGGCCGGGTCGATCGAACACCTGGGCATCTTCACCGAGACCTGTGCGCCGGAGTCGGTGGCCGCCCGAGCCCGTTTCTGGGCCGAGAAGGCAGCCAAGATGCCGGCCGACGGTGTCGTCATCGCCAAGGAGGCCTTCCGCCTGGTCGAGCAGAGCCAGGCTTATCAGGGGGAAGAAGTCGCCAGCTACCTGTTCCACGCGTACGGCACGAACCTGCAGTTCGCACCCGGTGAGTTCAACTTCGTCAAAACCCGCGCGCAGCACGGTACCAAGGAGGCTTTCCGGTTGCGGGATGAGCACTTTCATGTGCCCGAACCGGACCTACCGCAGTAA
- a CDS encoding enoyl-CoA hydratase/isomerase family protein, whose product MSDTANGAGPSGVVRTSREGDILHIILDRPTHRNSLDRNMTEQLVTILTGAATDDSLRAIGISGAGEDFCTGSDWLATNTSGQRPRPGDLVRRIPHTSHRLIELVANIHLPVVCTVRGWAVGLGCNLALAADFAVADIGATLWEPFLARGFSPDSGATWLLPRLAGVARAKRMLLLGEKVSGSEAAEWGLIHSAVSSNDLDTAADDLLARLADGPTVAIGLAKQAMAYAQHATLNQAMTQELSNLELSCRTADFKEGLSAFRQRRAPDFTGR is encoded by the coding sequence GTGAGTGATACCGCGAACGGCGCCGGCCCCAGCGGTGTAGTGCGGACATCACGCGAGGGCGACATCCTGCACATCATCCTGGACCGGCCCACACACCGTAATTCCTTGGATCGCAACATGACCGAGCAACTGGTCACCATCCTGACCGGCGCCGCCACCGACGATTCGCTACGCGCGATCGGCATCAGTGGAGCGGGTGAGGATTTCTGCACGGGATCTGACTGGCTTGCCACCAATACATCGGGGCAGCGGCCACGCCCCGGCGATCTGGTCCGCCGCATCCCGCACACCTCCCACCGACTCATCGAGTTGGTGGCCAACATCCATCTCCCAGTGGTGTGCACCGTGCGGGGCTGGGCCGTCGGCCTCGGCTGCAACCTGGCACTGGCCGCCGACTTCGCCGTGGCCGATATCGGCGCCACGCTGTGGGAACCCTTCCTCGCACGTGGATTCAGTCCCGACTCCGGAGCTACCTGGCTCCTGCCGCGTCTGGCCGGCGTCGCCCGGGCGAAACGGATGCTGCTCCTCGGCGAGAAAGTATCCGGAAGCGAGGCCGCCGAGTGGGGCCTGATCCACAGCGCCGTCAGCAGCAACGATCTCGACACCGCCGCCGACGACCTGCTCGCCAGGCTGGCGGACGGACCCACCGTCGCGATCGGTCTCGCCAAACAGGCCATGGCCTACGCCCAACACGCGACGTTGAACCAGGCGATGACGCAGGAATTGTCGAACCTGGAATTATCCTGCCGCACCGCGGATTTCAAGGAGGGTCTGTCAGCTTTTCGACAGCGACGCGCGCCGGATTTCACCGGTCGGTGA
- a CDS encoding enoyl-CoA hydratase/isomerase family protein, with translation MPTRSAGPFKTIKYETAGHTATITLNRPEALNALSPFMITELRSAYAEVEADDNIWLMIVTASGRAFCTGADVTEIPTDGKVLNERSYLSTYEQWEAPQEGTPPFRQMAKPVLVAINGICCGAGLDWVTTGDIIIASDKATFFDPHVSIGLVAGREVVRLARSLPRSVALRMALMGKHERMSAQRAYELGLITEIVEHDRLLDRAHEIADIVNSNAPLAVRGTRLAIHKTLDLPLHQGEILAETFRERVVRTEDALEGPRAFTEKRAPKWQCR, from the coding sequence ATGCCCACACGATCTGCGGGTCCGTTCAAGACCATCAAGTACGAAACAGCCGGCCACACGGCCACCATCACCCTCAACCGCCCAGAAGCACTCAACGCCCTGAGCCCGTTCATGATCACCGAGCTGCGCTCGGCCTACGCCGAAGTCGAAGCCGATGACAACATCTGGCTGATGATCGTCACCGCGTCGGGGCGCGCGTTCTGCACCGGCGCTGACGTCACTGAGATTCCCACCGATGGCAAGGTTCTCAACGAGCGATCGTATCTGTCGACCTACGAACAGTGGGAGGCGCCGCAGGAGGGTACCCCGCCCTTTCGTCAGATGGCCAAGCCGGTGCTGGTGGCGATCAACGGGATCTGCTGTGGAGCCGGACTGGACTGGGTGACCACCGGCGACATCATCATCGCCTCCGACAAAGCCACGTTCTTCGATCCACATGTCAGCATCGGGTTGGTCGCCGGCCGCGAAGTGGTCCGGCTGGCCCGAAGCCTGCCCAGGTCGGTAGCGCTGCGGATGGCGCTGATGGGCAAGCACGAGCGGATGAGCGCGCAGCGCGCCTATGAGCTGGGTCTGATCACCGAGATAGTCGAGCACGACCGCCTGCTGGACCGCGCCCACGAGATCGCCGATATCGTGAATTCCAATGCGCCTCTGGCAGTCCGGGGCACGCGACTGGCCATCCACAAAACGCTGGACCTGCCCCTGCACCAGGGCGAAATTCTTGCCGAGACGTTCCGAGAACGGGTGGTACGCACCGAAGATGCCCTGGAAGGTCCCCGTGCCTTCACCGAAAAGCGCGCACCGAAATGGCAGTGCCGATGA
- a CDS encoding enoyl-CoA hydratase/isomerase family protein, translating to MTSSATAPFETLLLEFNREDHVATITLNRPDRLNAFNRTMCEEMRAVWGIVKQDEGTNAVVLRAAGSRAFSAGLDVRSDYGQPDNVWNHEDPGELLSPKWQKMWKPVICAVQGMCTAGALYFVNESDVVICSQEATFFDSHVTAGLVSALEPVGLMRRVGLGDTLRMALMGNDERVCADTALRIGLVTEVVDRELLWARAHEIAATIAAKPPSATQGTVKAIWESLDKPYRAALDQGLIYTRLGNPLGKAELAAQVVPAKSRPRIR from the coding sequence ATGACGTCCTCTGCCACGGCGCCGTTCGAGACCCTTCTCCTGGAGTTCAATCGGGAGGACCACGTCGCCACCATCACATTGAATCGTCCGGACCGGCTCAACGCCTTCAACCGCACCATGTGCGAGGAGATGCGGGCCGTATGGGGAATCGTCAAACAGGACGAGGGCACCAACGCAGTGGTACTTCGCGCGGCCGGCAGCCGAGCCTTCAGCGCGGGACTGGACGTGAGGTCGGACTACGGCCAACCAGACAACGTCTGGAATCACGAGGACCCGGGAGAGCTGCTCAGCCCGAAATGGCAGAAGATGTGGAAACCGGTGATCTGCGCGGTTCAGGGTATGTGCACTGCGGGAGCGCTGTACTTCGTCAACGAGTCCGACGTCGTGATCTGCTCCCAGGAGGCGACGTTCTTCGACTCGCATGTCACCGCAGGGCTGGTGTCGGCGTTGGAGCCCGTCGGTCTGATGCGCCGGGTCGGGCTCGGCGACACCCTGCGGATGGCGTTGATGGGCAACGACGAACGAGTGTGCGCGGACACCGCGTTGCGCATCGGCCTGGTCACCGAAGTCGTCGACCGCGAATTGCTGTGGGCTCGCGCCCATGAGATCGCGGCCACGATCGCAGCCAAGCCGCCGTCCGCGACCCAGGGCACCGTCAAGGCCATCTGGGAGTCGCTGGACAAGCCCTACCGCGCCGCGCTGGACCAGGGACTCATCTACACCCGACTGGGTAACCCGCTGGGCAAGGCAGAGCTGGCAGCCCAGGTTGTACCCGCAAAGAGCCGCCCGCGAATTCGGTGA
- a CDS encoding class I adenylate-forming enzyme family protein: MAHPLSQRIADVLALDPPARAIQYDGNWWSWGQIGDFAARIGDLVARHSGSAHPRVGIMLRNHPAHVAAFLGVLVRGGTVVAINPSRGNDRTRGDIHAVELPVIIGTPEDVATVVTPSPTTTVVTISDITETPQVVPATAGGTAGSSRPGVAVWMLTSGTTGPPKRVDLTYDMLARSVIGPDPGQSRPPTKLRRGVAIVNSPLVHVGGVFRVLLCLAEARPFVLLPRFDLGPWIAAVREHRPRAVSLVPTALRMVLQSDLTREDLAGVQAVTSGTAPLSADDADAFTEKFGIPVLTSYAATEFGGGVAGWTLADHARYWHAKRGSVGRANAGAQLQVVGPDGSPVAPGEQGLLQVKPAQLGAACDWMKTTDLARIDDDGFVWILGRADQTIIRGGFKVMPDEVRAALESHPDVRGASVIGRPDERLGEIPVAMVELRDGASARPHQLTDFLQTRLAGYEIPTAIAIVEAIPRTPSGKPDLRAVRSQLDEILRAR; the protein is encoded by the coding sequence ATGGCACATCCCCTTTCACAACGAATTGCCGACGTGTTGGCGCTGGACCCGCCGGCACGCGCCATTCAGTACGACGGCAACTGGTGGTCCTGGGGTCAGATCGGTGACTTCGCCGCGCGGATCGGTGACCTCGTTGCCCGACACAGCGGAAGCGCCCATCCGCGGGTCGGGATCATGTTGCGCAACCACCCTGCCCACGTCGCCGCGTTCCTCGGTGTACTGGTCAGGGGCGGCACGGTGGTGGCGATCAATCCGTCCCGCGGTAACGACCGGACCCGTGGGGACATCCACGCAGTCGAGCTACCCGTCATCATCGGCACACCCGAAGACGTCGCCACCGTCGTCACCCCTTCCCCCACCACCACGGTCGTGACGATCAGCGACATCACCGAGACGCCGCAGGTTGTGCCCGCCACTGCCGGTGGCACCGCTGGATCCAGCCGGCCGGGCGTGGCGGTGTGGATGCTCACCAGCGGCACCACCGGCCCTCCGAAGCGGGTCGACCTCACTTACGACATGCTGGCTCGCAGCGTCATCGGCCCGGATCCCGGTCAGTCGCGGCCGCCGACGAAACTGCGCCGGGGCGTGGCCATCGTGAACTCGCCACTGGTGCACGTCGGCGGTGTCTTCCGGGTGCTGCTGTGCCTCGCCGAGGCCCGGCCGTTTGTGCTGCTCCCACGGTTCGATCTGGGACCGTGGATCGCGGCGGTCCGCGAGCACCGGCCACGGGCGGTATCGCTGGTTCCGACCGCGCTGCGGATGGTGCTGCAGTCCGACCTGACCCGAGAAGACCTGGCCGGGGTCCAGGCCGTCACCTCCGGCACCGCCCCCCTGTCGGCCGACGACGCCGATGCCTTCACGGAGAAGTTCGGTATCCCGGTGCTGACCTCCTATGCCGCAACCGAGTTCGGCGGCGGGGTGGCCGGCTGGACGCTGGCCGATCACGCCAGGTACTGGCACGCCAAACGCGGCAGCGTGGGCCGCGCAAACGCCGGCGCCCAGCTGCAAGTGGTGGGTCCGGACGGATCGCCGGTGGCACCGGGTGAGCAGGGACTGCTGCAGGTGAAGCCGGCCCAGCTCGGCGCAGCCTGCGACTGGATGAAAACCACCGACCTGGCACGCATCGATGACGACGGCTTCGTCTGGATCCTCGGCCGCGCCGACCAGACCATCATCCGCGGCGGGTTCAAGGTGATGCCCGACGAGGTGCGGGCGGCGCTGGAAAGCCACCCCGACGTGCGCGGCGCCTCGGTGATCGGCCGTCCCGATGAACGTCTGGGTGAGATACCGGTGGCGATGGTAGAGCTACGGGACGGCGCATCAGCGCGTCCTCACCAGTTGACCGATTTCCTGCAGACGCGCCTGGCCGGGTACGAAATACCCACCGCCATCGCCATTGTCGAGGCGATACCGCGCACCCCGTCCGGTAAGCCCGACCTCCGCGCGGTTCGCAGTCAACTCGACGAGATCCTCCGGGCCCGGTGA
- a CDS encoding cupin domain-containing protein: MQKATLADIDSDVHGLISKRTAELEGVAVTEVTFGVGARWSSDLKGYAGTDLCELPHVAYVLTGTLGVGMADGAQETFSQGDVMLLPPGHDAWTVGDQPCSFVEFSRGNDYYAS; encoded by the coding sequence ATGCAGAAGGCGACGCTGGCCGACATCGACAGTGACGTGCACGGCCTGATCTCGAAACGCACGGCGGAACTCGAGGGCGTGGCGGTCACCGAAGTGACCTTCGGCGTAGGTGCTCGTTGGTCCAGCGACCTCAAGGGGTATGCCGGCACGGATCTGTGCGAACTGCCGCACGTGGCGTACGTATTGACCGGAACGCTGGGTGTCGGGATGGCAGACGGTGCTCAAGAGACGTTTTCGCAAGGTGATGTCATGCTGCTTCCGCCCGGGCACGATGCGTGGACTGTCGGCGATCAACCCTGCTCATTTGTGGAGTTCTCCCGGGGCAACGACTACTACGCTTCATAG